From a single Brassica rapa cultivar Chiifu-401-42 chromosome A01, CAAS_Brap_v3.01, whole genome shotgun sequence genomic region:
- the LOC103838007 gene encoding transcription factor TCP18 isoform X1 — translation MNNNKTFSTTSTINEDYMSFPYNDNYCSQPLLPFSPSSSINDLLIHSNSNTSNNHLDHHHQFLQAASPFSQFEFVQDFSLLPSFLPQNIAHNDNQTISINDHHHPSLLPLNNTIDESQLIEPSETITTHNEDSQRISTTQDPKMKNAKKPSRTDRHSKIKTAKGTRDRRMRLSLDVAKELFGLQDMLGFDKASKTVEWLLTQAKPEIIKIANSLSNQFKHGGFSSGDDSQTRPALGSTETSSDLCEFASVWTVEDRGSNTSMTENKVDGRTMRGKRKMSQRTPILKEMSKDARAKARERAKDRTMEKIMKRRRPQVNAVEEVEAHNQHDEVVKNNNSGVNWTTSFEVTPCGENMEELCKNNRFAVYNDFVVNKKDHISEESYNMISQLNSSFPMLTPHRSQGAATSIEQQQQQQVRDVHHFLYNYHNM, via the exons ATGAACAACAACAAGACTTTCAGTACTACAAGCACCATCAATGAAGACTACATGTCATTCCCTTATAATGACAATTATTGCTCACAACCATTACTCCCTTTTAGCCCTTCCTCTTCCATTAACGACCTCTTGATTCACTCCAATTCCAACACATCAAACAATCATCttgaccatcatcatcaattcCTACAAGCAGCTTCTCCTTTTTCTCAATTCGAATTCGTCCAGGATTTTTCTCTCCTCCCCTCTTTCCTCCCACAAAACATTGCCCATAATGATAACCAAACCATAAGCATCAATGACCATCATCATCCATCCCTTCTTCCTTTGAACAACACCATTGATGAATCCCAACTCATTGAGCCGTCGGAGACCATAACCACACACAACGAAGACTCCCAGAGAATCTCAACTACTCAAGACCCGAAAATGAAAAATGCCAAGAAACCAAGCAGAACGGACCGGCACAGCAAGATCAAAACGGCTAAGGGGACAAGAGATCGTAGAATGAGACTCTCTCTAGATGTCGCCAAAGAATTGTTTGGCTTACAAGACATGCTTGGATTCGACAAAGCCAGCAAGACCGTTGAATGGTTGCTCACACAAGCCAAACCCGAGATCATAAAGATCGCCAACAGCCTTTCTAACCAGTTTAAACACGGCGGATTCAGCAGCGGAGATGACTCCCAAACCC GACCGGCGTTAGGATCAACGGAGACATCGTCTGATCTATGCGAATTTGCATCTGTGTGGACAGTCGAGGATAGAGGCAGCAATACTAGCATGACCG AAAATAAGGTGGATGGGAGAACAATGAGAGGGAAGAGAAAGATGTCGCAGCGAACGCCCATTTTGAAGGAGATGTCTAAAGATGCCAGAGCCAAAGCAAGAGAGAGAGCAAAGGATAGAACAATGGAGAAGATCATGAAGAGAAGACGACCACAAGTAAATGCCGTAGAAGAAGTAGAAGCTCATAATCAGCATGATGAGGTAGTAAAGAATAATAATTCTGGTGTTAATTGGACTACTTCTTTTGAGGTGACGCCCTGCGGAGAAAATATGGAAGAACTTTGCAAGAACAATCGTTTCGCAGTTTACAACGATTTTGTGGTGAATAAAAAAGATCACATTTCCGAAgaatcatataatatgatcaGCCAATTGAATTCATCATTTCCAATGCTTACTCCCCATCGCAGCCAAGGTGCAGCTACTTCCATAGAG cagcagcagcagcaacaggtTAGGGATGTTCATCACTTCTTGTACAACTATCATAATATGTAA
- the LOC103838007 gene encoding transcription factor TCP18 isoform X2, which produces MNNNKTFSTTSTINEDYMSFPYNDNYCSQPLLPFSPSSSINDLLIHSNSNTSNNHLDHHHQFLQAASPFSQFEFVQDFSLLPSFLPQNIAHNDNQTISINDHHHPSLLPLNNTIDESQLIEPSETITTHNEDSQRISTTQDPKMKNAKKPSRTDRHSKIKTAKGTRDRRMRLSLDVAKELFGLQDMLGFDKASKTVEWLLTQAKPEIIKIANSLSNQFKHGGFSSGDDSQTRPALGSTETSSDLCEFASVWTVEDRGSNTSMTENKVDGRTMRGKRKMSQRTPILKEMSKDARAKARERAKDRTMEKIMKRRRPQVNAVEEVEAHNQHDEVVKNNNSGVNWTTSFEVTPCGENMEELCKNNRFAVYNDFVVNKKDHISEESYNMISQLNSSFPMLTPHRSQGAATSIEQQQQQVRDVHHFLYNYHNM; this is translated from the exons ATGAACAACAACAAGACTTTCAGTACTACAAGCACCATCAATGAAGACTACATGTCATTCCCTTATAATGACAATTATTGCTCACAACCATTACTCCCTTTTAGCCCTTCCTCTTCCATTAACGACCTCTTGATTCACTCCAATTCCAACACATCAAACAATCATCttgaccatcatcatcaattcCTACAAGCAGCTTCTCCTTTTTCTCAATTCGAATTCGTCCAGGATTTTTCTCTCCTCCCCTCTTTCCTCCCACAAAACATTGCCCATAATGATAACCAAACCATAAGCATCAATGACCATCATCATCCATCCCTTCTTCCTTTGAACAACACCATTGATGAATCCCAACTCATTGAGCCGTCGGAGACCATAACCACACACAACGAAGACTCCCAGAGAATCTCAACTACTCAAGACCCGAAAATGAAAAATGCCAAGAAACCAAGCAGAACGGACCGGCACAGCAAGATCAAAACGGCTAAGGGGACAAGAGATCGTAGAATGAGACTCTCTCTAGATGTCGCCAAAGAATTGTTTGGCTTACAAGACATGCTTGGATTCGACAAAGCCAGCAAGACCGTTGAATGGTTGCTCACACAAGCCAAACCCGAGATCATAAAGATCGCCAACAGCCTTTCTAACCAGTTTAAACACGGCGGATTCAGCAGCGGAGATGACTCCCAAACCC GACCGGCGTTAGGATCAACGGAGACATCGTCTGATCTATGCGAATTTGCATCTGTGTGGACAGTCGAGGATAGAGGCAGCAATACTAGCATGACCG AAAATAAGGTGGATGGGAGAACAATGAGAGGGAAGAGAAAGATGTCGCAGCGAACGCCCATTTTGAAGGAGATGTCTAAAGATGCCAGAGCCAAAGCAAGAGAGAGAGCAAAGGATAGAACAATGGAGAAGATCATGAAGAGAAGACGACCACAAGTAAATGCCGTAGAAGAAGTAGAAGCTCATAATCAGCATGATGAGGTAGTAAAGAATAATAATTCTGGTGTTAATTGGACTACTTCTTTTGAGGTGACGCCCTGCGGAGAAAATATGGAAGAACTTTGCAAGAACAATCGTTTCGCAGTTTACAACGATTTTGTGGTGAATAAAAAAGATCACATTTCCGAAgaatcatataatatgatcaGCCAATTGAATTCATCATTTCCAATGCTTACTCCCCATCGCAGCCAAGGTGCAGCTACTTCCATAGAG cagcagcagcaacaggtTAGGGATGTTCATCACTTCTTGTACAACTATCATAATATGTAA